In Alteromonas mediterranea DE, a single genomic region encodes these proteins:
- a CDS encoding exopolysaccharide biosynthesis protein, translating to MSDSIVELLDEMYDEQSEKTSLGKVVERFEDRGFGPLLLMPALIALLPTGAIPGVPTLCGLTLFFICIQVAVGRKSPWLPKVLKEKEVSSDKLESAIDKAKPYAQKTEKLLKPRMTFLSHTPAKNIIAGYCAIAALGMIPLEALPFAVALPAFALCITALGMANRDGVFLSLGILLQLGTGYLVFKAIGMM from the coding sequence ATGAGCGATTCAATCGTTGAATTATTAGATGAGATGTATGATGAACAAAGCGAAAAGACGTCATTAGGCAAAGTAGTGGAGCGCTTTGAAGATAGAGGCTTTGGCCCACTCCTCTTAATGCCTGCTCTTATTGCTTTGCTTCCCACAGGGGCTATACCGGGCGTACCAACCCTGTGCGGCTTAACGTTATTTTTTATCTGTATACAAGTGGCTGTTGGGCGAAAAAGCCCATGGCTCCCCAAAGTACTAAAAGAGAAAGAAGTAAGCTCTGATAAGCTAGAAAGCGCAATTGATAAAGCAAAACCCTACGCCCAAAAGACCGAAAAGCTACTTAAGCCCCGCATGACTTTTCTCTCTCACACCCCCGCTAAAAATATCATTGCGGGATACTGTGCTATTGCAGCCCTTGGTATGATCCCCCTTGAAGCACTTCCTTTCGCTGTCGCTTTGCCCGCTTTTGCACTTTGCATAACAGCGCTAGGCATGGCGAACCGTGACGGCGTGTTTCTGTCCCTTGGCATTTTACTCCAGCTAGGTACAGGTTATCTGGTATTTAAAGCTATTGGCATGATGTAG
- a CDS encoding ABC transporter ATP-binding protein: protein MQTNSVICADALTVRVENRTLLDNLNFNVGKGEVFALLGGNGAGKSTTLKTFLGLMKASRGSATVLGHNATTHPNDVQKSVAYLPESVTLYGHLSGLENIRYFLSVAGVEKSDEDIFAALRKVALQEDSWNKALSNYSKGMRQKTAIALALLRNAPVLFLDEPTSGLDPAAIDEFNALVSELAANGATIFMVTHDVYGACQVAHRIVLLSNGKLTGSFERIGDMPIDTEAVHAAFAGRKA, encoded by the coding sequence ATGCAAACAAATTCAGTAATATGCGCAGATGCGTTGACCGTGCGCGTTGAAAACCGCACGCTTTTAGATAATCTAAACTTCAACGTTGGTAAGGGCGAAGTTTTCGCGCTTTTAGGCGGAAATGGTGCCGGTAAATCTACTACACTTAAAACCTTTTTAGGTTTGATGAAAGCATCTCGCGGTAGCGCTACTGTGTTAGGGCATAACGCCACTACTCACCCTAACGATGTTCAAAAATCTGTCGCTTACTTGCCAGAATCGGTCACTCTTTATGGTCATCTTTCAGGCTTGGAAAATATCCGCTACTTTCTTTCGGTAGCTGGTGTAGAAAAATCAGACGAAGACATTTTTGCAGCACTTCGCAAAGTAGCTCTTCAAGAAGATTCATGGAATAAGGCGTTATCGAACTACTCGAAAGGTATGCGCCAGAAAACCGCGATTGCGCTTGCCCTATTGCGCAATGCACCCGTGCTGTTTTTAGATGAGCCTACATCAGGGTTAGACCCTGCCGCTATTGACGAGTTTAATGCGTTGGTGTCTGAGCTAGCGGCCAACGGCGCTACCATTTTTATGGTTACTCATGACGTATACGGCGCTTGCCAAGTCGCTCACCGCATTGTGCTTTTAAGCAACGGTAAACTAACTGGTTCTTTCGAGCGCATTGGCGATATGCCCATTGATACTGAAGCCGTACACGCAGCATTTGCAGGGCGCAAAGCATGA
- a CDS encoding NADH:flavin oxidoreductase/NADH oxidase family protein produces MSSESILYSPYNLPCGVTVRNRLVKAAMEENMSSMGNLPGESLYALYRYWAHGNLGMVITGNVMVDKAAMTGPGGVALESETELAPFEKWAKIIKSNGALAVMQINHPGRQVFKAMKGKAIAPSAVPLDMGKHSKLFAQPREMTCQDIHDVCKRFVQTAKQAEKAGFDGVEIHAAHGYLLTQFLSPLTNQRQDEWGGSIINRARLLINIVSQVRAVCAKDFIVMVKLNSADFQKNGFSFDDACEVVNRLEALGVDVVELSGGSYEAPAMQGQTRDDTTLAREAYFLEFAHALESKTDIPLMTTGGIKRAEVAERVIQQGCELVGLASALAITPDLAKKWQQEWSYSGIIPHCAWKDKSLASLANMAMVRRQLRRLGNNLTTLRNPSPLWSLILDMLHRKKMTKRDVN; encoded by the coding sequence ATGTCTTCAGAATCCATATTGTATTCCCCCTATAATTTGCCATGCGGCGTAACGGTGCGTAACCGTCTTGTTAAAGCCGCTATGGAAGAAAACATGTCGAGTATGGGTAATTTACCCGGCGAGTCGCTCTACGCTTTGTATCGATATTGGGCTCACGGCAATTTGGGTATGGTGATCACTGGGAATGTGATGGTCGATAAGGCGGCGATGACAGGGCCGGGTGGCGTTGCACTTGAAAGCGAAACCGAACTTGCGCCATTTGAAAAGTGGGCAAAGATTATTAAGTCGAACGGCGCGCTTGCCGTAATGCAAATTAATCACCCAGGCCGGCAGGTATTTAAAGCGATGAAGGGAAAAGCGATAGCTCCTTCAGCGGTTCCGCTTGATATGGGTAAGCATTCGAAGCTCTTTGCTCAACCTCGCGAAATGACTTGCCAAGATATCCACGACGTGTGCAAACGCTTTGTACAAACCGCTAAGCAGGCCGAAAAAGCAGGGTTTGACGGTGTGGAAATTCACGCTGCTCACGGTTATTTACTTACTCAGTTTTTATCTCCGCTAACCAATCAGCGTCAAGACGAGTGGGGCGGTTCTATAATCAATCGCGCTCGTTTATTAATAAATATCGTCAGCCAAGTACGTGCAGTGTGTGCCAAAGATTTCATTGTAATGGTTAAGCTTAATTCTGCTGATTTTCAGAAGAACGGTTTTTCTTTTGATGATGCGTGTGAGGTGGTTAATCGCCTTGAAGCGCTTGGAGTGGATGTGGTTGAACTTTCTGGTGGTAGCTACGAAGCGCCAGCGATGCAAGGTCAAACCCGCGACGATACTACATTGGCACGAGAAGCCTATTTTCTTGAATTTGCGCATGCACTGGAAAGTAAAACCGACATTCCACTTATGACCACAGGTGGTATTAAGCGCGCTGAAGTTGCCGAGCGGGTAATTCAGCAAGGCTGCGAACTGGTAGGTTTAGCCAGTGCGCTCGCCATTACGCCTGATCTTGCAAAGAAATGGCAACAGGAATGGAGTTATTCAGGCATTATTCCCCATTGCGCTTGGAAAGATAAATCCCTTGCCAGTCTTGCCAATATGGCTATGGTGCGAAGACAGTTAAGGCGTTTAGGAAATAATTTAACAACGCTAAGAAACCCTTCTCCGCTGTGGAGCCTTATTCTAGATATGTTGCACCGCAAGAAAATGACAAAGCGAGATGTGAATTAA
- a CDS encoding DUF3526 domain-containing protein, whose product MMRFTDLKREAGFIFGHRQIKLTLLVVFFLSVVSLWTGFAEMQEQQATIERLLEKDQAERDSALAHQSNYGSAAYYTFHLTYSPPSPLAFAAVGERDVFPWKHRIRMLALEGQIYETDADNPELAFLGRFDFAFVTSVLLPLFIILLLYDLKAKEREARRFDLLNVTARNAHAIWTARVIVTLVPLALVTLIPFVVFGLINGASLPSILTVCAIVIGNIAIWSAIVLVIGAAKRFASFSATHLASIMLGVWLVTTVIVPVTAHTVINAVVETPEGGDIVLTQREAVNSAWDKPVEETWRAFIATHPQWADYTIFDPERDSSFNWKWYYAFQQVGDQTASDLSKAYQTATLQKDTIASYVALLSPSLLTQRLLSSAADTNVSAMVSYENDVRVFHKALRKFYYYHLFKDPEFSQESFEALPQFTPNMRTLGESNKEN is encoded by the coding sequence ATGATGCGTTTTACCGATCTTAAACGTGAAGCGGGTTTTATTTTCGGCCACCGCCAAATAAAACTTACGTTATTAGTCGTTTTCTTTTTAAGTGTGGTGTCATTGTGGACAGGCTTCGCAGAAATGCAGGAACAACAGGCCACCATTGAACGACTGTTAGAGAAAGACCAAGCCGAGAGAGATAGCGCGCTCGCCCATCAGTCGAATTACGGTAGTGCTGCGTACTATACGTTTCACTTAACGTATTCACCCCCTTCCCCGCTGGCTTTTGCTGCCGTAGGCGAAAGAGATGTATTTCCTTGGAAGCACCGTATACGCATGCTTGCATTAGAAGGGCAAATTTATGAAACCGATGCAGATAACCCAGAACTGGCGTTTTTAGGGCGTTTTGATTTTGCCTTTGTGACCAGTGTATTGCTGCCATTATTTATCATATTGCTGCTCTACGATTTAAAAGCAAAAGAGCGGGAAGCTCGCCGCTTTGATTTACTTAATGTAACCGCACGCAACGCCCATGCGATATGGACGGCAAGAGTTATAGTCACCTTAGTTCCTTTAGCCCTAGTTACGCTTATTCCGTTTGTTGTGTTCGGGTTAATTAATGGTGCATCTTTGCCCTCTATTTTAACCGTTTGCGCGATAGTAATAGGTAACATTGCAATATGGAGTGCCATTGTTCTTGTAATTGGCGCCGCAAAGCGTTTTGCAAGTTTCAGTGCAACGCATCTTGCCTCTATTATGCTAGGCGTCTGGCTTGTTACCACTGTTATTGTGCCCGTGACCGCACACACGGTAATTAATGCGGTGGTAGAAACACCTGAAGGTGGCGATATTGTGCTTACCCAACGTGAAGCGGTAAATAGTGCCTGGGATAAGCCCGTTGAAGAGACGTGGCGCGCATTCATAGCCACTCATCCGCAGTGGGCCGATTACACAATATTTGACCCTGAAAGAGATAGCTCGTTTAACTGGAAATGGTACTACGCGTTCCAACAGGTGGGCGATCAAACTGCCAGTGACTTGTCGAAAGCTTATCAGACTGCCACGCTTCAAAAAGACACCATTGCAAGCTACGTAGCCTTGCTTTCTCCTTCCTTGCTTACGCAGCGTTTATTATCAAGCGCTGCTGATACTAACGTAAGCGCGATGGTGAGCTATGAAAATGATGTACGCGTTTTTCATAAGGCGCTACGAAAATTTTATTATTACCACCTTTTCAAAGACCCTGAATTTTCTCAGGAGAGCTTTGAAGCACTGCCACAATTTACACCAAACATGAGAACGTTAGGCGAAAGCAACAAGGAAAACTAA
- a CDS encoding ABC transporter permease — protein MIFSVAKTICADQWRYWLRTKVAATVLLLGAILTLAALVVNAFHIEEAAHAREHLQTEAEARFKAQPDKHPHRMVHYGHYVFRAPTPLSVIEPGVDTYTGNAIFLEGHRQNSAMFAQQRQSAGLTRFSSLTPSFLALVLAPLFIILIGYGSVSREREAGTLTLLLSQGTTRWQLILGKLLALIAASGLFLLPLLLACLYVAFSSESPLVVLLFCLSYAVYFLLWATVVTACSALFEKSSVSFTALIVIWMFACVLLPRLGSSVATNAAPSMGKLEADFKVEEKLRSLGDGHDVNDPAFKKLKEDLLAKYNVDSVDDLPVNFRGVVAQFSEGRQAKVLDEFAENRMGEELEQAHIARQFGWLSPTVAVRAISTILAGTSLETHHRFLREAEALRLEFVQGLNKVHVEKLDYKLDMERNASEEAADKAVVGADNWALLSEFNFTPEAANTRISHALVYFLQLLFWVCITALLLKAAVRRLNP, from the coding sequence ATGATATTTAGTGTAGCAAAAACCATTTGTGCAGATCAGTGGCGCTATTGGCTGCGCACAAAAGTCGCCGCTACGGTACTGTTGTTAGGGGCCATACTGACCCTTGCAGCCCTAGTCGTAAATGCATTTCATATTGAAGAGGCCGCTCACGCTAGAGAGCACCTTCAAACTGAAGCAGAAGCGCGCTTTAAAGCGCAGCCTGATAAGCACCCTCACCGCATGGTGCATTACGGTCATTACGTTTTTCGTGCCCCTACGCCATTAAGCGTAATCGAGCCTGGCGTCGACACCTACACAGGTAACGCTATTTTCCTAGAAGGCCATCGGCAAAATAGCGCCATGTTTGCACAGCAGCGGCAATCGGCTGGGCTTACGCGTTTTAGTAGCTTAACCCCTAGCTTTCTTGCGTTAGTGCTTGCACCACTGTTTATTATTCTTATTGGTTACGGCAGTGTATCGCGAGAGCGCGAGGCCGGAACACTTACGTTGTTGTTGTCACAAGGTACGACTCGCTGGCAGCTAATCTTAGGTAAGCTATTAGCGCTAATTGCAGCTAGCGGTTTGTTCTTACTCCCTCTGCTTCTAGCCTGCTTATATGTCGCTTTTTCAAGCGAAAGCCCGCTTGTGGTGCTGCTATTTTGCTTAAGTTACGCCGTTTACTTCTTGCTATGGGCTACCGTTGTAACTGCGTGTTCAGCGTTATTTGAGAAAAGTAGCGTTAGCTTCACCGCGCTTATTGTTATTTGGATGTTCGCATGTGTGTTACTTCCTCGCTTAGGCAGCAGCGTCGCAACGAATGCAGCCCCCTCTATGGGCAAACTTGAAGCGGACTTTAAAGTAGAAGAAAAGCTTCGTAGTTTGGGCGACGGTCACGACGTTAACGACCCTGCATTTAAAAAGCTAAAAGAAGATTTATTAGCAAAATACAATGTAGATTCCGTGGACGACCTTCCTGTTAATTTCCGCGGAGTTGTTGCCCAATTTTCTGAAGGCCGACAGGCAAAAGTACTTGATGAATTCGCCGAAAACAGAATGGGTGAAGAGTTAGAACAAGCACATATCGCACGTCAGTTTGGTTGGCTATCCCCTACCGTCGCCGTTCGCGCAATCTCTACAATATTAGCGGGTACCAGCCTTGAAACCCATCATCGCTTTTTAAGAGAAGCAGAGGCCCTGCGTTTAGAGTTTGTTCAAGGGCTAAATAAAGTGCATGTTGAAAAGCTGGATTACAAGCTGGATATGGAGCGCAACGCAAGCGAAGAAGCCGCTGATAAAGCAGTTGTAGGTGCAGACAACTGGGCGTTGTTATCAGAGTTTAACTTTACGCCCGAGGCAGCAAATACACGCATTTCACATGCGCTTGTTTATTTCCTACAACTCCTGTTTTGGGTGTGCATTACCGCCTTGCTTTTAAAAGCGGCTGTTAGGAGGTTAAACCCATGA
- a CDS encoding DUF3307 domain-containing protein, giving the protein MLADNLDTSMVTTIEQPELLVGLLLAHILADFYFQPFAWVKQRNERHALALPLYIHTLIHGVFAGAVLLLLSENISLTTIGVGAIIIAVSHFKIDVIKSYCVQSTTAFVIDQIAHVVVLLGVFLYATDQWQYVLSALRQLSAGDLVITLAYLAVLKPSSIVIKQLLSPWSSEVLSSNTQTTHPNDPPTISTEAQQTLSLAGQRIGYLERVLMLTFVLLNQFSAIGFLIAAKSIFRFGDLTKHQDRKLTEYVLLGTFTSVAMTLVIGLLCAAALGRLPIKP; this is encoded by the coding sequence ATGCTAGCTGATAACCTAGATACCAGCATGGTGACGACTATAGAGCAGCCCGAATTGCTGGTGGGGCTATTATTGGCACATATCCTTGCTGACTTTTATTTTCAGCCCTTTGCATGGGTAAAGCAAAGAAATGAACGCCATGCTTTAGCGTTACCTCTATACATACACACCCTTATACACGGCGTTTTTGCTGGAGCTGTACTGCTACTGTTATCTGAAAATATAAGCTTAACCACAATAGGTGTTGGCGCTATTATTATCGCGGTATCACATTTTAAAATTGATGTTATCAAATCGTATTGTGTGCAAAGCACGACAGCGTTTGTTATTGACCAAATAGCGCATGTGGTCGTTCTTTTAGGCGTATTTTTATACGCTACCGATCAGTGGCAGTATGTTCTTAGTGCGTTAAGGCAGCTTAGCGCTGGCGACTTGGTGATAACGTTGGCGTATCTGGCTGTACTTAAACCCAGCTCCATCGTTATTAAACAGCTGTTATCGCCGTGGAGTAGTGAAGTATTATCGAGCAACACACAAACCACTCACCCCAACGACCCGCCAACCATTAGCACCGAAGCGCAGCAAACCCTGTCTTTAGCTGGGCAGCGCATAGGGTATCTAGAAAGGGTATTAATGCTGACTTTTGTATTATTAAACCAGTTTTCCGCAATTGGATTCCTTATTGCTGCGAAATCTATTTTCCGCTTTGGCGATCTCACTAAACACCAAGACAGAAAGCTCACTGAATACGTGCTGCTAGGCACCTTTACTAGCGTAGCAATGACCCTTGTTATAGGTTTACTATGCGCTGCCGCATTAGGGCGATTACCCATTAAACCCTGA
- the smpB gene encoding SsrA-binding protein SmpB: MKKNKANKNTSGNIAQNKKARHDYFLEDKFEAGLELQGWEIKSIRAGKVNITDAYIIIQNAEAYLVGCRISPLNQASTHVVAAPERARKLLLKKREIDRLMGARDRQGYSIVATSMYWKKCWVKLEIHLAKGKHAHDKRDTLKDKDWQRQKERMMKHSV, encoded by the coding sequence ATGAAAAAGAACAAAGCCAACAAAAACACCTCTGGAAATATCGCGCAAAATAAAAAGGCGCGTCACGACTATTTTCTAGAAGACAAGTTCGAAGCAGGTCTGGAGCTTCAGGGGTGGGAAATTAAAAGTATTCGCGCAGGTAAAGTTAATATCACTGACGCGTACATTATTATTCAAAACGCCGAAGCGTATTTAGTGGGCTGTAGAATTAGTCCGTTGAATCAGGCCTCAACCCACGTGGTTGCTGCACCAGAGCGCGCCCGCAAACTGCTGCTAAAGAAACGTGAAATAGATCGCTTAATGGGTGCTCGAGACCGCCAGGGTTACTCTATTGTCGCTACTTCCATGTATTGGAAGAAATGTTGGGTAAAGCTAGAAATTCACTTAGCTAAAGGTAAGCACGCCCACGATAAGCGCGACACCTTAAAAGACAAAGACTGGCAGCGCCAAAAAGAACGGATGATGAAACACAGCGTTTAA
- a CDS encoding GGDEF domain-containing protein, protein MAGDAVLKSVAETLSNSCLGSDDLIARYGGEEFAVILPGTTSDSLATIAARILRNVTYLSIAHEKSQCSKTLTVSIGMVCLDWSETEPESMRGETKLSATSFLEKADAALYRAKNAGRNCAKF, encoded by the coding sequence GTGGCGGGGGACGCTGTACTTAAAAGCGTTGCCGAAACCTTGTCAAATAGCTGTTTAGGAAGTGACGATTTAATTGCAAGGTATGGAGGAGAAGAGTTCGCAGTCATCCTTCCAGGTACAACTTCTGATTCACTTGCGACAATAGCCGCGAGAATACTTCGAAACGTAACCTATTTATCGATAGCACATGAAAAATCTCAATGTTCAAAAACGCTCACCGTGAGTATTGGTATGGTTTGCCTTGATTGGAGCGAAACCGAGCCTGAATCTATGCGAGGGGAGACCAAACTAAGCGCGACCTCCTTTCTTGAAAAAGCAGATGCGGCGCTATATCGGGCTAAGAACGCCGGCAGGAACTGCGCTAAATTTTAG
- a CDS encoding DUF4437 domain-containing protein has protein sequence MRFNKGIEGSITSSGDEFKAVVIQGSLSYIDENKSNARTLNAGSYVASSTPAKHRLRNISDDETIVYVRASSKYQVNDLVSR, from the coding sequence GTGCGCTTTAACAAAGGCATTGAAGGTTCGATAACATCCAGCGGTGATGAGTTTAAAGCCGTAGTTATTCAAGGTAGTTTGAGTTACATAGACGAGAATAAATCCAATGCGCGAACGCTTAACGCAGGCAGCTATGTTGCGTCTTCTACACCGGCTAAGCACCGCCTTCGCAATATAAGCGACGATGAGACTATTGTTTACGTTAGAGCGTCGTCTAAGTACCAGGTTAACGACTTAGTGAGTAGATAA